From bacterium, the proteins below share one genomic window:
- a CDS encoding metalloregulator ArsR/SmtB family transcription factor: protein MGGNVDLCEARVIHPERINRARGGSLDPLEIARVSRIFKAMGDPTRLRILWALGSQELCVCDLAATLWLSESATSHQLRNLRHLDLVTSRREGTILYYRLNDHHVRQLMGVALEHVREG, encoded by the coding sequence ATGGGCGGAAACGTCGATCTTTGTGAAGCGAGAGTCATCCATCCGGAAAGGATCAACAGGGCCAGGGGAGGTTCCCTGGATCCCCTGGAGATCGCCCGGGTTTCCCGGATCTTCAAAGCCATGGGGGATCCCACCAGGTTGCGGATCCTCTGGGCCCTTGGCAGCCAGGAGTTGTGCGTATGCGACCTGGCGGCCACGCTGTGGCTATCCGAATCCGCCACCAGTCACCAGCTCAGAAACCTGCGGCACCTGGACCTTGTGACCAGCAGGAGAGAGGGGACGATCCTTTACTACCGCCTCAACGACCACCACGTGAGGCAGCTGATGGGTGTGGCGCTGGAGCATGTGAGGGAAGGGTAG
- a CDS encoding SO_0444 family Cu/Zn efflux transporter produces the protein MFKPIDLIISILSETWALLLDASPYILFGILVAGFLRMFLSTDYVVRNLGEGRVMPVLKASLMGIPIPLCSCGVIPAAASLRRQGASKGATTAFLISTPESGVDSIAVSWALLDPVMTVARPVVAFITATLAGLAVSFFGVPETVRDRTADNSCAVDGCCDGDGCDPVDHANHHLLSEKVAGGMKYAFGELWGDLAGWFAAGLILAGIVTSLVPDQLIASTVGGGLGSMLIMLAVGVPLYLCATASTPIAAALILKGVSPGAALVFLLVGPATNIASLSVLTGLLGRRAVGIYLASIAAVSIVAGLVLDFIYTLSGISARAAVGQAAELVPVRIQYLAAAVLIAISIRPLASSARGWWGKIRPPKGGAAASDCGCMGSG, from the coding sequence ATGTTTAAACCCATAGATCTAATCATTTCCATCCTTTCCGAAACCTGGGCCCTGCTGCTGGACGCTTCCCCCTACATCCTTTTCGGGATTCTGGTCGCGGGTTTTTTACGGATGTTCCTGTCCACCGATTACGTGGTCAGGAACCTGGGTGAAGGGCGGGTCATGCCCGTATTGAAGGCCTCCCTCATGGGTATCCCCATTCCCCTCTGTTCGTGCGGAGTTATTCCCGCCGCGGCTTCTTTGCGCAGGCAGGGGGCGAGCAAGGGCGCGACGACTGCCTTCCTCATATCGACACCCGAATCCGGTGTGGATTCCATTGCCGTGTCGTGGGCCCTTCTCGACCCGGTCATGACCGTGGCGAGGCCTGTCGTGGCTTTCATCACCGCCACCCTCGCCGGCCTGGCGGTAAGTTTTTTCGGTGTTCCGGAAACGGTGCGGGACAGAACTGCGGACAACAGCTGCGCCGTTGACGGATGCTGTGACGGTGACGGCTGCGACCCTGTGGACCATGCCAACCACCACCTCCTTTCCGAAAAGGTTGCCGGCGGGATGAAATATGCCTTTGGCGAGCTCTGGGGAGACCTTGCCGGCTGGTTCGCGGCGGGGCTTATCCTAGCCGGTATCGTTACCTCCCTTGTGCCCGACCAGCTTATTGCCTCCACAGTGGGCGGCGGGCTGGGATCCATGCTCATCATGCTGGCCGTGGGGGTTCCCCTTTACTTATGCGCCACTGCCTCGACTCCCATCGCCGCGGCCCTTATTCTCAAGGGTGTCAGCCCGGGCGCCGCCCTGGTATTCCTGCTTGTGGGTCCGGCAACCAATATCGCCTCCCTCTCGGTCCTGACGGGCCTGCTTGGCAGGAGGGCGGTGGGTATCTATCTGGCCTCCATTGCCGCGGTGAGCATCGTAGCGGGGCTCGTACTCGATTTTATCTACACCCTTTCCGGTATCTCCGCCCGGGCCGCTGTCGGCCAGGCCGCCGAACTCGTTCCGGTCCGGATCCAGTACCTCGCGGCCGCCGTCCTGATCGCCATATCGATCCGTCCCCTGGCATCTTCAGCCAGGGGTTGGTGGGGGAAGATAAGGCCCCCGAAGGGTGGAGCAGCAGCTTCCGACTGCGGTTGCATGGGCAGCGGATAG
- the smpB gene encoding SsrA-binding protein SmpB, with the protein MENRQARFNFEILEKIEAGISLAGTEVKAIREGKANIKEAYADIRDGEVYLVGAHISPYSHGNITNHNPLRERKLLLKSTEIKRLQGKVMEKGLTLVPVRLYLKGRLIKLELGVGRGKKLLDKRDDIKKREQEREIQRSIKDR; encoded by the coding sequence GTGGAAAACCGCCAGGCGCGGTTCAACTTCGAGATCCTGGAAAAGATCGAGGCGGGGATCTCCCTTGCGGGGACCGAGGTCAAGGCCATCCGCGAGGGGAAGGCCAACATCAAGGAGGCCTACGCCGATATCCGCGATGGAGAGGTGTACCTGGTGGGGGCCCACATCAGCCCCTATTCCCACGGCAACATCACGAATCACAACCCGCTCAGGGAACGAAAGCTCCTGCTCAAGAGCACCGAGATCAAAAGGCTTCAGGGTAAAGTCATGGAAAAGGGCCTGACCCTTGTGCCCGTCCGCCTTTATCTCAAGGGGCGCCTGATCAAGCTGGAACTGGGAGTGGGACGGGGCAAAAAGCTGTTGGACAAGCGGGACGATATCAAGAAAAGGGAACAGGAACGTGAAATTCAACGCTCAATAAAAGATCGCTGA
- a CDS encoding HEAT repeat domain-containing protein: protein MCKIKRYIKIGTKAIVPFLAALAMCLALSDDAGAAKATVGGTTGGAGRAGHPAAGKQSELEILKRRYYLAEEGERIQVLDQIRKLGTPAALAFNVDLLRYPDMKVRREAVDILKRWGQPGYMAVFKGMDDPEINWLCESIFVELGQRGTPFLVDLLEDPDPSCRGRAAYLLGSTRDPYAIGPLYKQLKDPDRDVRIQVIQSLCDLGDERSLEGILELLETEDVGLSDFVMQAAEKFGPRSAGPLRAALKAESPRIRSGAAMALGRLRLPETLPDLFEALGDRDTQVRRSVVKALDGYHHMLAAEGLLAALKDPDLEVQDYATTALARLHPEIYPVLMEKVHDPAAGVRKNAITALRKIGDRKAVPTIISALDDPDANVRMFAVTALIEFRDPRAIRALIARMQTEDQLGWLISYAFMEIGSESVDELLKATGDDSFCMTRNLVIFQMGDKAVDILHQRANKMGDTAMRYNAIAILGELKRPESVPVLAGLLSSGEVSWVAANALAAMGEPAFDSLVKIARQGNIAGEAALSAIAKLEDPVLYPELADLLGDPDDGLREVAVEPLIRAGGPAVPLVVEKMAMLEGVMFSGAAEILCRVKDQKAIRPLSKVLFPEPWEPSVLDSGRLFDLRQAYMKKGSLAPILDRLRSEAGSAAGGGGPWERVAP from the coding sequence ATGTGTAAAATTAAACGATATATCAAGATCGGTACAAAGGCAATCGTACCGTTCCTTGCCGCCCTGGCGATGTGCCTGGCTTTGTCCGATGATGCCGGTGCCGCGAAGGCCACGGTGGGCGGGACCACCGGGGGTGCGGGCCGGGCTGGACACCCGGCGGCCGGGAAGCAGTCCGAACTGGAGATACTCAAGCGGAGGTATTACCTGGCTGAGGAGGGGGAACGGATCCAGGTCCTGGACCAGATCCGCAAGCTGGGCACCCCGGCTGCCCTCGCTTTCAACGTGGACCTCCTCAGGTATCCGGACATGAAGGTGCGCCGTGAGGCGGTGGACATCCTCAAACGGTGGGGACAGCCGGGCTACATGGCCGTTTTCAAGGGGATGGACGATCCCGAGATCAACTGGCTCTGCGAGTCGATCTTTGTGGAACTGGGGCAGAGAGGGACGCCGTTCCTTGTGGATCTCCTGGAAGATCCAGACCCGAGCTGCCGAGGCCGGGCCGCTTACCTTCTCGGCAGTACCCGGGACCCCTATGCCATCGGACCCCTTTACAAACAGCTCAAAGACCCTGATCGGGACGTCCGTATCCAGGTGATCCAGTCCCTCTGCGATCTGGGTGACGAGAGGTCCCTGGAGGGGATCCTCGAGTTGCTGGAGACAGAGGATGTGGGCCTGTCGGATTTCGTCATGCAGGCGGCGGAAAAGTTCGGCCCCCGTTCCGCGGGCCCCCTGCGGGCCGCGCTGAAGGCTGAAAGTCCCAGGATCAGGAGTGGAGCCGCCATGGCTCTTGGGCGCCTGCGCCTTCCCGAAACCCTGCCGGACCTGTTTGAAGCGCTCGGGGACCGGGATACCCAGGTTCGGCGGAGCGTGGTCAAGGCGCTGGATGGCTACCATCACATGCTTGCCGCCGAAGGGCTTCTGGCGGCCCTCAAGGATCCGGATCTGGAGGTCCAGGATTACGCCACCACCGCCCTTGCCCGCCTTCATCCCGAGATCTACCCGGTCCTGATGGAAAAGGTCCACGATCCGGCTGCCGGGGTTCGCAAGAACGCCATTACGGCCCTTCGCAAGATAGGCGATCGAAAGGCGGTGCCGACCATCATCAGCGCCCTGGATGATCCCGACGCCAACGTGAGGATGTTCGCTGTCACTGCCCTTATCGAATTCAGGGATCCCCGGGCCATCCGGGCTCTCATCGCCCGGATGCAGACGGAGGACCAACTGGGCTGGCTCATCTCCTACGCTTTCATGGAGATCGGCTCCGAATCGGTGGACGAACTGCTCAAGGCAACGGGGGACGACAGCTTCTGCATGACCAGGAACCTGGTTATTTTCCAGATGGGTGACAAGGCGGTGGACATTCTCCACCAGCGGGCCAATAAGATGGGGGACACGGCCATGCGATACAATGCCATCGCTATCCTGGGGGAGTTGAAGCGTCCGGAGAGCGTTCCCGTGCTGGCGGGGCTCCTGAGTTCCGGTGAAGTGTCCTGGGTGGCGGCCAACGCTCTTGCCGCCATGGGCGAGCCGGCTTTCGATTCCCTCGTCAAGATCGCCCGGCAGGGAAATATTGCCGGTGAAGCGGCCCTTTCGGCCATCGCCAAGCTCGAAGACCCCGTACTCTATCCGGAACTCGCCGACCTTCTCGGAGATCCCGACGACGGGCTGCGTGAAGTCGCTGTTGAGCCTCTCATACGGGCTGGAGGACCGGCGGTGCCCCTCGTCGTTGAAAAGATGGCCATGCTGGAGGGAGTCATGTTCAGCGGCGCCGCGGAGATCCTGTGCAGGGTCAAGGATCAGAAAGCCATCAGGCCCCTATCCAAAGTGCTGTTCCCGGAACCGTGGGAACCGTCTGTACTCGATAGCGGGCGGCTTTTCGACCTCAGGCAGGCATACATGAAAAAGGGCAGCCTGGCCCCGATACTCGACCGCCTCCGCAGCGAGGCGGGAAGTGCCGCTGGTGGGGGGGGGCCGTGGGAACGGGTCGCACCCTAG
- a CDS encoding type VI secretion system tube protein Hcp, producing MKGRVPAELIISLLVAVMVTVLAGYVLASSGFSAFLYIPGIRGEASDPAHRNWIGVLSCDWGNVPPPRGDMVPVEGKGPAGKLCFGDFSVLKPLDDSSREISSYCDRGITFSHIRVELPGKIMGSYDTLVLRKVKILSVRPAGVLPNGTKTEIVTLGFRQIEYQ from the coding sequence ATGAAGGGGAGAGTTCCTGCCGAGCTGATCATTTCCCTCCTGGTGGCCGTCATGGTCACCGTTCTTGCCGGCTACGTCCTTGCCAGCAGCGGGTTTTCCGCCTTCCTCTACATCCCAGGGATCCGCGGCGAAGCTTCCGATCCCGCGCACAGGAACTGGATCGGGGTCCTCTCCTGCGACTGGGGCAACGTTCCGCCTCCCAGGGGAGACATGGTGCCCGTGGAGGGCAAGGGACCGGCAGGCAAACTTTGTTTCGGTGACTTTTCGGTCCTCAAGCCCCTGGACGACTCGTCCAGGGAAATTTCCAGCTACTGCGACAGGGGTATAACGTTCTCCCACATCCGTGTCGAACTTCCGGGCAAGATCATGGGGAGCTACGACACCCTGGTCCTCAGAAAGGTGAAGATCCTCTCCGTCCGCCCCGCCGGGGTCCTTCCCAACGGCACTAAGACTGAGATCGTGACCCTGGGGTTCAGGCAGATCGAGTACCAATAA